A region of Streptosporangiales bacterium DNA encodes the following proteins:
- a CDS encoding LLM class flavin-dependent oxidoreductase — MCRQLNTNYCCLSGGGRVSVKIGIWVPSYAWNLADGEEQARRVKRLKEYIVRCEELGFDVWDIDHLLTAPGLYGNAWLEPLSVLTYAAALTERAKLGTGILVAPLRNPVLLAKEIATLGQLSNERYIFGVGPGWDPKEFESVGTHISERGRRTDEIIAAVYELLTKESASFEGEFYSFHDVTIEPRLTSYPELWVSGGSRVPDPNFHDRDFMPKSVLNRIAKADAWLSRCSGTQERLLSDWQTVQDHVESTGKPRDAVRFAHCNFIQMSPGKTRAAALEEQHEHAVRAFGTHRSYEHLQECYLLGEVDHQLGRLKELAEHGMDYVVLGPLTDDLEQLDFIAEHIQPELNR; from the coding sequence TTGTGTAGGCAACTGAATACTAATTACTGTTGCCTATCTGGAGGTGGACGCGTGAGCGTGAAGATCGGCATCTGGGTCCCGTCGTACGCCTGGAACCTCGCGGACGGCGAGGAGCAGGCGCGCAGGGTCAAGCGGCTCAAGGAGTACATCGTCCGGTGTGAGGAGCTCGGGTTCGACGTCTGGGACATCGACCACCTGCTCACCGCACCCGGGCTCTACGGCAACGCGTGGCTGGAGCCGCTGTCGGTGCTCACGTACGCGGCGGCGCTCACCGAGCGCGCGAAGCTCGGCACCGGAATCCTGGTGGCGCCGCTCCGCAATCCCGTGCTGCTGGCGAAGGAGATCGCGACGCTCGGGCAGCTCTCCAACGAGCGCTACATCTTCGGCGTCGGCCCGGGGTGGGACCCGAAGGAGTTCGAGTCGGTCGGCACGCACATCTCCGAGCGCGGACGGCGGACGGACGAGATCATCGCGGCGGTGTACGAGCTGCTCACCAAGGAGTCGGCGAGCTTCGAGGGCGAGTTCTACTCGTTCCACGACGTCACCATCGAGCCGCGGCTCACCAGCTACCCGGAGCTGTGGGTGTCCGGCGGCAGCCGAGTGCCGGATCCGAACTTCCACGACCGCGACTTCATGCCGAAGTCCGTGCTCAACCGCATCGCGAAGGCCGACGCGTGGCTGTCCCGTTGCTCGGGCACGCAGGAGCGGCTGCTGAGCGACTGGCAGACCGTGCAGGACCACGTCGAGTCGACCGGCAAGCCGCGCGACGCCGTGCGGTTCGCCCACTGCAACTTCATCCAGATGAGTCCGGGGAAGACCCGTGCCGCGGCGCTGGAGGAGCAGCACGAGCACGCGGTGCGTGCGTTCGGCACCCACCGCAGCTACGAGCACCTGCAGGAGTGCTACCTGCTTGGTGAGGTCGACCACCAGCTGGGGCGCCTGAAGGAGCTCGCCGAGCACGGCATGGACTACGTCGTCCTCGGTCCGCTCACCGACGACCTCGAGCAGCTCGACTTCATCGCCGAGCACATCCAGCCCGAGCTCAACCGTTAG
- a CDS encoding carbon-nitrogen family hydrolase gives MRIAAIQLLVDDGPPADRLEAALEAVRAEAWRGADLIVLPEMWLPGFFAFDAYASVAERLDGPTVSMLSKTAAETGVPLCAGSIVEQSAEGLHNTTVLFGGDGALVASYRKVHLFGYGSREPEVLTRGTEVVTCDLDGVRLGLSTCYDVRFPELYRDAVGQGAELFVVVAGWPFPRVDAWRCLARARAIENQAAVVGCNASGRQGNGIYAGTSLAFNAWGTPLGELDDRPGVLRVEVDADEIRSARADFPALRDRVL, from the coding sequence ATGCGCATCGCGGCCATCCAGCTGCTGGTCGACGACGGGCCGCCGGCCGACCGGCTCGAGGCGGCGCTCGAAGCGGTGCGTGCGGAGGCGTGGCGCGGTGCCGACCTGATCGTGCTGCCGGAGATGTGGCTGCCCGGCTTCTTCGCGTTCGACGCCTACGCGTCGGTGGCCGAACGGCTCGACGGTCCGACGGTCTCCATGCTGTCGAAGACCGCTGCCGAGACCGGGGTTCCGCTGTGCGCCGGCAGCATCGTCGAGCAGTCGGCGGAGGGCCTGCACAACACGACGGTTCTCTTCGGCGGCGACGGCGCGCTCGTCGCGAGCTACCGCAAGGTGCATCTCTTCGGCTACGGATCGCGCGAGCCGGAGGTGCTCACCCGTGGCACTGAGGTCGTGACGTGTGACCTCGACGGCGTACGCCTCGGGCTGTCGACGTGCTACGACGTACGCTTCCCCGAGCTGTACCGCGACGCGGTCGGCCAGGGCGCGGAGCTGTTCGTCGTCGTGGCGGGCTGGCCGTTCCCGCGGGTGGACGCGTGGCGCTGCCTCGCCAGGGCCAGGGCGATCGAGAACCAGGCCGCCGTGGTCGGCTGCAACGCGTCCGGCCGGCAGGGCAACGGCATCTACGCGGGCACGTCGCTCGCGTTCAACGCCTGGGGCACGCCGCTGGGCGAACTGGACGACCGGCCGGGCGTCCTGCGAGTCGAGGTCGACGCCGACGAGATCCGGTCGGCGCGAGCAGACTTCCCCGCCCTGCGCGACCGGGTGCTGTGA
- a CDS encoding DUF2848 domain-containing protein: protein MRFTVQSRSGEREVEPDLRYVLLAGYTGRDQEAVRAHIAELADHGVAAPGTVPAVYAVPATRLVPAGHLTVHGERTAGEAEFLILDDHGELLIGLCSDHTDRELEEHSVVKSKQTCDKPACPTLWEFAELEDHWDDLRLRAEVRTGDGWAVYQEGVLGSLLTPERILAVVGDHVGSLKDVAVFSGTLPLVGGEFRYGPGFRATLDDPVLGRQLTCEYTVEELPDIGS, encoded by the coding sequence ATGCGGTTCACCGTGCAATCGCGGTCCGGAGAGCGTGAGGTCGAGCCGGACCTCAGGTACGTCCTGCTCGCCGGGTACACCGGCCGCGACCAGGAGGCGGTCCGTGCGCATATCGCCGAGCTCGCCGACCACGGCGTCGCCGCGCCCGGCACCGTGCCGGCGGTCTATGCGGTGCCGGCGACGCGGCTCGTACCGGCAGGACACCTCACCGTGCACGGGGAGCGGACCGCGGGCGAAGCCGAGTTCCTGATCCTCGACGACCACGGTGAGCTGCTGATCGGACTCTGCTCCGACCACACCGACCGCGAGCTCGAGGAGCACTCCGTCGTCAAGTCCAAGCAGACCTGCGACAAGCCCGCCTGCCCGACGCTGTGGGAGTTCGCGGAGCTCGAGGACCACTGGGACGACCTGCGGCTGCGCGCCGAGGTGCGTACCGGCGACGGCTGGGCCGTGTACCAGGAGGGCGTACTCGGCAGCCTGCTCACACCGGAACGGATCCTGGCCGTGGTCGGTGACCACGTCGGATCGCTGAAGGACGTCGCCGTCTTCTCCGGCACGCTCCCGCTCGTCGGCGGGGAGTTCAGGTACGGTCCGGGGTTCCGGGCGACTCTCGACGACCCGGTGCTCGGCCGGCAGCTCACGTGCGAGTACACCGTGGAGGAGCTGCCGGACATCGGGTCGTAG
- a CDS encoding cupin: protein MPKPEMEFWDPFTADDAKWEPIDGVPGLAEYVLAKDDDTGSVTRLLRFDPGCDSSPMGVQRHDFWEEVLIYSGAIHDLELDQTFSAGQYACRPPGMAHGPWVAPDGCVTFEVRTYER from the coding sequence ATGCCCAAGCCCGAGATGGAGTTCTGGGACCCCTTCACCGCCGACGACGCGAAGTGGGAACCGATCGACGGAGTGCCAGGCCTGGCCGAGTACGTCCTCGCGAAGGACGACGACACCGGCTCGGTGACCCGGCTGCTCCGCTTCGACCCCGGCTGCGACTCCAGCCCGATGGGCGTGCAGCGGCACGACTTCTGGGAGGAGGTCCTGATCTACAGCGGGGCGATCCACGACCTCGAGCTCGACCAGACCTTCTCCGCGGGGCAGTACGCGTGCCGGCCACCGGGCATGGCGCACGGTCCCTGGGTGGCGCCGGACGGATGCGTCACCTTCGAGGTACGCACGTATGAGCGTTGA
- a CDS encoding molybdopterin-dependent oxidoreductase — translation MSVDRLSAVPTPRGVGARVQRNEDRRHLHGRGTFLADIAMPGTRDVTFVRSPVAHGRLASVSPPDGIGPGEFWTADELTGLAGPIVADARHPAWRPSEYPLLAKGKVRFVGEPVAAVVADDRALAEDLAEQVDVAIEDLPALVDPVLALAPEAALVHDHWPDNRFLELTADLGDVDEAKERAAVSVTRYYQMGRHSGIPMETRGALAYYDHRLDQLVVHCSTQVPHLLRTALAEVLGIAERRLRVVAPDVGGGFGIKCNLDPEVAVVCAIALSVPHPVRWVEDRWEHFVGAIHARDHRYRITAHAAADGELLAVEADVLVDVGAYSVWPWTAAMEAGMSAGMIPGPYRLRNYRFTSTTVATNKPPLGPYRGVARPGACFAIERTIDELALELGIEPHAMRLRNLVVPGEFPYTSVTGRVYDSGDYPESVRRAVTLADHDGVRTRQRSDEYANGRRRTGVGYATFTEQTAHGTKEWAQRGLPVVFGFEQVRASMDPSGSLTLSTGIQSHGQGLETSLAQIAHDLTGIDPAEVSVRHGDTDTAPYGMGTFASRSMVMAGGAAHGACGELADKVRAVAGALMGCDAKDVELRDGKAEGPESTLTLAEVANAAYLRTDLLPGDMPPVLDVTFAYQPSVDTGTYSYATHAAVVEVDLDDGGVRLLDYVVVEDCGTVVNPLIVDGQVLGGVTQGIGTALLEEFTYDELGQPKVTTFMDYLLPGATEVPDIRIDHLETPSPFTTLGMKGMGEGGAIAPAAAIANAVTDALRAEGIAVNRTPITPARLWRACRERPARDARTDGLTDSAPWPGGAS, via the coding sequence ATGAGCGTTGACCGACTGTCCGCAGTACCGACCCCGCGCGGGGTCGGTGCACGCGTGCAGCGCAACGAGGACCGCCGGCACCTGCACGGCCGCGGTACGTTCCTCGCCGACATCGCGATGCCCGGCACCCGCGACGTCACGTTCGTCAGGAGTCCCGTCGCGCACGGCAGGCTCGCGAGCGTGTCGCCGCCCGACGGCATCGGACCCGGTGAGTTCTGGACGGCCGACGAGCTCACCGGTCTCGCGGGCCCGATCGTGGCCGACGCGCGCCACCCGGCGTGGCGCCCGTCGGAGTATCCGTTGCTGGCCAAGGGGAAGGTGCGCTTCGTCGGCGAGCCGGTAGCGGCGGTCGTCGCCGACGATCGCGCGCTCGCCGAGGATCTCGCCGAGCAGGTCGACGTCGCGATCGAGGATCTGCCCGCGCTCGTCGACCCGGTCCTCGCCCTCGCGCCCGAGGCGGCCCTTGTCCACGACCACTGGCCGGACAACCGGTTCCTCGAGCTGACCGCCGACCTCGGCGACGTCGACGAGGCGAAGGAGCGTGCGGCCGTCAGCGTCACGCGCTACTACCAGATGGGCCGGCACAGCGGCATCCCGATGGAGACGCGCGGCGCGCTCGCGTACTACGACCACCGGCTCGACCAGCTCGTCGTGCACTGCTCGACACAGGTGCCGCACCTGCTCCGAACGGCGCTCGCCGAGGTGCTCGGCATCGCGGAACGGCGCCTGCGGGTCGTCGCTCCCGACGTCGGCGGCGGCTTCGGCATCAAGTGCAACCTCGATCCCGAGGTCGCGGTCGTGTGCGCGATCGCGCTGAGCGTGCCGCATCCGGTGCGCTGGGTCGAGGACCGCTGGGAGCACTTCGTCGGCGCCATCCACGCGCGTGACCACAGGTACCGGATCACCGCGCACGCGGCCGCGGACGGTGAGCTGCTCGCGGTCGAGGCCGACGTGCTCGTCGACGTGGGCGCCTACTCGGTCTGGCCGTGGACGGCCGCCATGGAGGCGGGCATGTCCGCGGGCATGATCCCCGGGCCCTACCGGCTGCGCAACTACCGGTTCACGTCGACGACCGTCGCGACGAACAAGCCGCCGCTCGGTCCGTACCGCGGCGTCGCACGACCGGGCGCCTGCTTCGCGATCGAGCGCACCATCGACGAGCTTGCGCTCGAGCTCGGCATCGAGCCGCACGCGATGAGGCTGCGCAACCTCGTCGTGCCCGGCGAGTTCCCGTACACGTCCGTCACCGGACGCGTCTACGACAGCGGCGACTATCCCGAGTCGGTGCGCCGCGCCGTCACGCTCGCCGACCACGACGGCGTCCGCACCCGGCAGCGTTCGGACGAGTACGCGAACGGGCGGCGGCGCACCGGCGTCGGCTACGCCACGTTCACCGAGCAGACCGCACACGGCACCAAGGAATGGGCGCAGCGCGGCCTGCCGGTGGTCTTCGGCTTCGAGCAGGTGCGCGCGTCGATGGACCCCTCGGGCAGCCTGACGCTCAGCACGGGCATCCAGTCGCACGGTCAGGGCCTCGAGACGAGCCTCGCCCAGATCGCCCACGACCTCACCGGCATCGATCCCGCCGAGGTCAGCGTCCGGCACGGTGACACCGACACCGCGCCGTACGGCATGGGCACCTTCGCGTCGCGCAGCATGGTCATGGCCGGCGGGGCGGCGCACGGCGCGTGCGGCGAGCTGGCCGACAAGGTCCGGGCGGTCGCCGGCGCGCTGATGGGATGCGACGCGAAGGACGTCGAGCTGCGCGACGGCAAGGCCGAGGGACCCGAGTCGACGCTGACGCTCGCCGAGGTCGCCAACGCCGCATACCTGCGCACCGACCTGCTGCCCGGCGACATGCCACCCGTGCTCGACGTGACGTTCGCGTACCAGCCGTCCGTTGACACTGGAACGTACTCGTACGCGACGCACGCCGCGGTCGTGGAGGTCGACCTCGACGACGGCGGGGTGCGGCTGCTCGACTACGTGGTCGTCGAGGACTGCGGCACCGTGGTCAACCCGTTGATCGTCGACGGCCAGGTCCTCGGCGGCGTCACGCAGGGGATCGGCACCGCGCTGCTCGAGGAGTTCACCTACGACGAGCTCGGTCAGCCCAAGGTCACGACGTTCATGGACTACCTGCTGCCCGGTGCCACGGAGGTGCCGGACATCAGGATCGACCACCTCGAGACGCCGTCGCCGTTCACCACGCTCGGCATGAAGGGCATGGGGGAGGGCGGCGCCATCGCCCCCGCGGCCGCGATCGCCAACGCCGTCACCGACGCGCTGCGCGC